From Magnolia sinica isolate HGM2019 chromosome 13, MsV1, whole genome shotgun sequence, one genomic window encodes:
- the LOC131224186 gene encoding disease resistance protein RPS2-like has translation MDAITSRLLDPITQRIGHVVNLQENVDSLKNVMNELKCVRDDVKTRVEVAERQKLKRTHYVHWWLEKVESIETEVNAMVEESKKVTRWSGYQLCKKVAMKLDNVVKLKSKGESFSKVAYKPLPDAIEEMPSTSAVGRDLVLEKVLNWIGEGKGGIIGIYGMGGVGKTTLLNDINNKFLKRNHDFHVVIWVVVSKELNEGKIQMDIGKRLGLPWAENESYSETRAHDIRKALSSKKFILLLDDVWESFDLQKVGIPHPSSQNMSKVVFTTRDEKVCGHMTADKKIKVECLPEQEAMDLFLRNVGEEAMKSHPEILILANSVAKECKGLPLALITIGRAMACKKTPQEWKHAISVLRTSKPPSEISGMDDEMLLRLKFSYDNLGGDTIKSCFLYCALFPEDYSIDKEELIDYWIGEGFLDGWDDDLDEARNKGHDIIGRLKAVCLLENGSDEKTEVKFHDVIRDLALWIASECGKKKNRFLVRAGIGLRHAPDVERWKEADRISLMNNYIKEITETPQCPNLFTLMLQMNSHFENVHTDFFQFMPVLKVLDLSHSSIKELPVGMGNLAELRYLNLSCTCIESLPKEIGNLTKLKHLDLESTDCLQIIPRGAISRLSELIVMNLNQSYSKWEEGSGGCNMTELVGLKRLTHLQICIETLEALERLLSSNQLRNATRFLQLKGCEGLTTSASFSAMKSLKGLSIQSCDMLEEVMIGADGERDDDYLVYCLESLKLDRLPVLNNIHVGRGCFRSFRSIYIWNCYELKKIHYLLQLKNLETIEIIGCPVLEEVINTAADDEVGEKGLMQLKAIKLWYLPELSSICSYALHFPSLEVLNVMHCPKLKKLPLHVDQNSLRLIRGEKDWWDALVWESDYIKSYFLPFFKEW, from the coding sequence ATGGATGCCATCACATCTCGCCTGTTGGATCCCATCACTCAACGCATAGGACATGTCGTCAACCTCCAAGAAAATGTGGACTCCTTGAAGAACGTCATGAACGAATTGAAATGTGTAAGGGACGACGTGAAGACAAGGGTGGAAGTTGCCGAACGGCAGAAACTCAAACGCACACACTATGTGCACTGGTGGCTAGAAAAAGTAGAATCCATCGAAACTGAAGTGAATGCCATGGTAGAAGAATCTAAGAAAGTGACGAGATGGTCTGGCTACCAGCTCTGCAAGAAGGTGGCGATGAAGCTGGACAACGTAGTCAAGTTGAAGAGCAAAGGTGAGTCCTTCAGTAAGGTGGCATACAAGCCGCTTCCCGATGCCATTGAAGAGATGCCTAGCACATCAGCTGTAGGCAGAGACTTGGTGTTGGAGAAGGTTCTAAACTGGATTGGCGAAGGGAAAGGGGGAATTATTGGAATATATGGAATGGGGGGAGTGGGGAAAACAACCCTCCTGAATGATATCAACAACAAATTCCTTAAAAGAAATCATGATTTCCATGTCGTGATTTGGGTGGTGGTGTCGAAAGAATTaaatgagggaaaaattcagatGGATATTGGCAAGCGATTGGGCTTGCCTTGGGCAGAGAATGAAAGCTACAGCGAGACACGGGCTCATGACATTCGCAAGGCCTTGAGCAGTAAGAAATTCATTCTATTGTTGGATGATGTTTGGGAATCATTCGATCTACAGAAGGTCGGAATTCCTCATCCAAGCAGCCAAAACATGAGCAAGGTCGTTTTCACCACACGAGATGAGAAAGTCTGTGGCCACATGACCGCCGACAAGAAGATCAAAGTAGAATGTCTCCCAGAGCAAGAAGCAATGGATCTATTTCTACGGAATGTTGGTGAAGAGGCCATGAAATCCCATCCAGAGATACTGATCCTTGCCAATAGCGTCGCTAAAGAGTGCAAGGGTCTACCCCTTGCGCTCATCACCATCGGGCGGGCCATGGCATGTAAGAAGACACCACAGGAATGGAAGCATGCAATATCAGTTCTTCGCACGAGCAAGCCACCATCAGAAATATCAGGTATGGATGATGAAATGCTTTTGCGCTTGAAATTCAGTTATGATAATCTCGGTGGTGACACGATTAAATCGTGTTTCCTGTACTGCGCACTGTTTCCGGAGGATTACTCCATTGACAAAGAAGAACTTATAGATTACTGGATAGGTGAAGGATTCTTAGATGGGTGGGATGATGATCTTGATGAAGCACGTAACAAGGGACATGATATCATTGGAAGATTAAAGGCTGTGTGCTTGTTAGAGAATGGTTCAGATGAAAAAACAGAGGTGAAGTTCCATGACGTGATACGTGATCTAGCGTTATGGATAGCTTCCGAGtgtgggaagaagaagaacaggttTTTGGTGCGAGCAGGCATTGGACTGAGGCATGCACCGGACGTCGAAAGGTGGAAGGAGGCCGACAGGATATCTCTAATGAATAATTACATAAAAGAAATAACAGAGACACCTCAATGCCCCAACCTATTTACCTTGATGCTCCAAATGAATTCGCATTTTGAAAACGTCCACActgatttttttcaattcatgccTGTTCTTAAGGTCTTAGATCTTTCACATTCATCTATTAAGGAGCTTCCTGTAGGGATGGGTAACTTGGCAGAGCTACGATATCTCAATTTATCATGCACATGCATTGAATCATTGCCTAAAGAGATAGGAAATCTGACGAAGCTGAAGCACTTGGACTTGGAATCAACAGATTGTTTGCAGATAATTCCTCGCGGGGCAATCTCTAGGCTTTCTGAGTTAATTGTGATGAACCTAAATCAAAGTTATTCAAAATGGGAAGAGGGAAGTGGTGGATGTAATATGACTGAGTTGGTAGGCTTGAAACGTTTAACCCATCTTCAAATCTGCATAGAAACTCTGGAAGCTCTTGAAAGGTTGCTGAGCTCTAACCAACTGAGGAATGCTACTAGGTTTCTACAACTGAAAGGATGCGAGGGACTGACTACATCCGCCTCTTTTTCAGCAATGAAGAGTCTTAAAGGACTTTCTATTCAATCTTGTGATATGTTGGAGGAGGTGATGATTGGTGCTgatggagagagagatgatgattaTCTTGTTTATTGCCTAGAATCACTCAAACTTGACCGTCTTCCCGTCTTAAATAACATTCATGTGGGCCGCGGATGCTTCCGGAGCTTTCGCAGTATATATATTTGGAATTGTTACGAGTTGAAGAAAATTCATTATTTACTGCAACTTAAGAATCTTGAAACAATCGAAATAATAGGTTGCCCTGTACTAGAAGAAGTAATAAACACAGCTGCTGACGATGAAGTGGGAGAGAAAGGGCTAATGCAGCTCAAAGCTATAAAGCTCTGGTACCTTCCAGAACTAAGTAGCATATGTAGCTATGCACTGCATTTTCCTTCCTTGGAGGTACTCAACGTGATGCACTGCCCAAAGTTGAAGAAGCTCCCTCTTCATGTTGATCAGAATTCTCTAAGGCTCATACGTGGTGAAAAAGATTGGTGGGATGCATTAGTGTGGGAATCAGATTACATCAAGTcctattttcttccctttttcaagGAATGGTGA